In the genome of Streptomyces sp. V2I9, one region contains:
- a CDS encoding amidase — protein MASPPRTPAGSPAFLSAHELRDLIRAKELSALQATEAVLGRLEEVNPRLDAVIAVRARGALADARAADAVPPEERGPLHGVPFTVKDANESADLPTAYGSRPFTGYRPGFDSEAVARLRRAGGILVGSTNMPEFGLRITTDNRAFPPTRNPWNTAHSPAGSSGGAAAAVAAGIGPLALAADGAGSVRAPASACGIVGLKPTRGRIPWAPASQEQWAGYVSNGPLARTVGDTALMLDVLAGPSVGEPYGLPDRSAPFLTPGARPPRRLRVAHTCVPPHGTVVPAVREVFERAVSAFGELDVELVEDAPDLGGLLDPLLTVIAANVAAMVRGVPRGELAELEPTSLDIALRGERLGAVDYCAALAAAQRRAAEVLGFWTRYDVLLTPTLTVLPPELGAAPEGTGFEERWREYADWLAFTYPFNITGQPALSVPAGTAAGDLPVGIQLVGAPGAEDRLLELAAAFEHARPWAHARPRLG, from the coding sequence ATGGCATCACCGCCCCGCACACCCGCCGGATCCCCGGCCTTCCTCTCCGCCCACGAACTGCGCGACCTGATCCGCGCCAAGGAACTGTCCGCCCTCCAGGCCACCGAAGCGGTCCTCGGCCGTCTGGAGGAGGTGAACCCCCGGCTCGACGCGGTGATCGCCGTACGGGCCCGGGGCGCGCTCGCCGACGCCCGGGCCGCGGACGCCGTGCCGCCGGAGGAACGGGGCCCGTTGCACGGGGTCCCGTTCACCGTCAAGGACGCCAACGAGTCGGCCGACCTGCCGACCGCCTACGGGTCGCGGCCCTTCACCGGCTACCGGCCCGGCTTCGACAGCGAGGCGGTGGCCCGGCTGCGGCGGGCCGGCGGCATCCTCGTCGGCAGCACCAACATGCCGGAGTTCGGACTGCGGATCACGACGGACAACCGGGCCTTCCCGCCCACCCGCAACCCGTGGAACACCGCGCACAGCCCGGCGGGTTCCAGCGGCGGCGCGGCCGCCGCCGTGGCCGCCGGCATCGGCCCGCTCGCCCTGGCCGCCGACGGCGCCGGTTCCGTGCGGGCCCCCGCGTCCGCCTGCGGCATCGTGGGGCTCAAACCCACCCGTGGCCGAATCCCGTGGGCGCCCGCCTCGCAGGAGCAGTGGGCGGGCTACGTCAGCAACGGTCCCCTCGCCCGTACGGTCGGCGACACGGCCCTGATGCTCGACGTCCTCGCGGGCCCGTCCGTCGGGGAACCGTACGGGCTGCCCGACCGCTCCGCCCCCTTCCTCACCCCCGGCGCCCGGCCCCCGCGGCGGCTGCGCGTGGCCCACACGTGCGTACCGCCGCACGGCACGGTCGTCCCCGCGGTGCGGGAGGTGTTCGAGCGGGCGGTTTCGGCCTTCGGCGAGCTGGACGTCGAGCTCGTCGAGGACGCACCCGACCTCGGCGGACTCCTGGACCCGCTGCTGACGGTCATCGCCGCGAACGTGGCCGCCATGGTCCGCGGCGTACCGCGCGGGGAGCTGGCCGAGCTGGAGCCGACGAGCCTCGACATCGCCCTGCGCGGCGAGCGGCTCGGCGCGGTCGACTACTGCGCCGCCCTGGCGGCCGCCCAGCGGCGGGCGGCCGAGGTACTGGGCTTCTGGACCCGGTACGACGTCCTGCTCACCCCCACGCTCACCGTGCTCCCGCCGGAGCTCGGGGCGGCCCCCGAGGGCACCGGGTTCGAGGAGCGGTGGCGCGAGTACGCCGACTGGCTGGCCTTCACCTACCCCTTCAACATCACCGGCCAGCCGGCGCTCTCGGTGCCCGCCGGGACGGCCGCGGGGGACCTGCCGGTCGGCATCCAGCTCGTCGGGGCGCCCGGCGCCGAGGACCGGCTGCTAGAGCTGGCCGCCGCCTTCGAACACGCCCGGCCGTGGGCGCACGCGCGACCCCGGCTCGGGTGA
- a CDS encoding amino acid adenylation domain-containing protein, with translation MNEAVRSTGNPPLAHELFEARRRTHPRRPAVLWGERSLGYEELGRDADRLANALRLAGVAGQAVGVFFGRGFSITVAVLGTLKAGCAYVPLDPAYPDERLAAMVRDSGTRVLLTEKALLDRIPLPDGTRALLLEDALSAVEEAPPSPAPEIGPETLAYVIYTSGSSGTPKGVAMPHGPLANLIDWQCAHSACGTGDRTLQFSALSFDVSFQEMFSTWASGGTLVVADDTTRRSWQALIDLLNSASVRRLFLPFVALQSIAAHASSVGVWPDYLREVVTAGEQLQVTPAVRALFRRLDGAVLVNQYGPSETHVVTSLELRGDPDGWPDQPSIGRPIARAEAYVLDERLRPRQPGTPGELCIGGPVLARGYLGMPEATAARFVSLPGPGGGRIYRTGDLVELRPDGTLQFLGRLDDQVKIRGHRVETGEVEAHLRTLPEIADAAVVVREGPGGVKQLVAFCVPARGAEVVASAVRRSLSSRLPDHMIPSSVRPLPALPLTSSGKVDRRTLARGL, from the coding sequence ATGAACGAGGCAGTCCGTTCCACCGGCAACCCCCCTCTCGCCCACGAGCTGTTCGAGGCACGGCGCAGGACCCATCCCCGCAGGCCCGCCGTGCTGTGGGGTGAGCGGTCCCTCGGCTACGAGGAGCTGGGGCGCGACGCGGACCGGCTCGCCAACGCGCTGCGGCTGGCGGGGGTCGCCGGGCAGGCCGTGGGGGTGTTCTTCGGGCGGGGTTTCTCCATCACCGTCGCGGTCCTCGGCACGCTCAAGGCCGGCTGCGCCTACGTACCGCTCGACCCCGCCTACCCCGACGAGCGGCTCGCGGCCATGGTGCGTGACAGCGGTACGCGGGTCCTGCTGACCGAGAAGGCCCTCCTGGACCGCATCCCGCTGCCGGACGGCACCCGTGCCCTCCTCCTGGAGGACGCCCTGTCCGCCGTCGAGGAGGCGCCCCCGTCGCCCGCGCCGGAGATCGGCCCGGAGACCCTCGCGTACGTCATCTACACCTCCGGGTCCAGCGGCACGCCCAAGGGCGTGGCCATGCCCCACGGCCCGCTCGCCAACCTGATCGACTGGCAGTGCGCGCACTCCGCCTGCGGCACCGGGGACCGGACACTCCAGTTCTCCGCGCTCAGCTTCGACGTCTCCTTCCAGGAGATGTTCAGCACCTGGGCGTCCGGCGGGACCCTGGTGGTGGCCGACGACACGACCCGCCGCAGCTGGCAGGCGCTCATCGACCTGCTGAACAGCGCTTCGGTACGGCGCCTGTTCCTGCCCTTCGTCGCGCTCCAGTCGATCGCCGCGCACGCCTCCTCGGTCGGCGTGTGGCCGGACTACCTCCGCGAGGTCGTCACCGCCGGCGAACAGCTCCAGGTGACACCCGCCGTGCGCGCCCTGTTCCGGCGCCTGGACGGGGCGGTGCTGGTCAACCAGTACGGACCTTCCGAGACCCATGTGGTGACCTCGCTCGAACTCCGCGGCGATCCGGACGGGTGGCCCGACCAGCCCAGCATCGGCCGGCCCATCGCCCGCGCCGAGGCGTACGTCCTCGACGAGCGGCTGCGCCCGCGGCAACCCGGCACACCGGGGGAACTGTGCATCGGCGGACCGGTGCTCGCGCGGGGCTACCTGGGGATGCCCGAGGCGACCGCCGCGCGGTTCGTGTCCCTGCCCGGCCCGGGCGGCGGCCGGATCTACCGTACGGGCGACCTGGTCGAACTCCGGCCGGACGGCACCCTGCAGTTCCTCGGCCGGCTGGACGACCAGGTGAAGATCCGGGGTCACCGGGTGGAGACCGGAGAGGTCGAGGCGCACCTGCGGACCCTGCCGGAGATCGCCGACGCGGCGGTGGTCGTGCGGGAGGGGCCGGGCGGAGTCAAGCAGTTGGTGGCGTTCTGCGTCCCGGCACGCGGTGCCGAGGTGGTGGCGTCCGCGGTCCGGCGGAGCCTGTCCTCACGGCTGCCCGACCACATGATCCCCTCCTCGGTCCGTCCCCTGCCCGCGCTGCCGCTCACCTCCAGCGGCAAGGTCGACCGCAGGACGCTGGCGCGGGGCCTCTGA
- a CDS encoding acyl-CoA dehydrogenase family protein — protein sequence MADIRTENERLSSEPSAPLRTARELVPLLARDAGQGERDRRLTDETVELLTTGGMFRLAVPKRYGGHEVSLSTLADASATLAEGDGSAAWVVAVGNSLAWVTSLFPEQAQDEVFGTDPDTRISGVLTPSATAERVDGGYRVSGRWHYASGSWHAGWSVIGFPVPDSTGEIVDQGMALIPAADYTVEDTWFVAGMRATGSNCLVAQDVFVPDHRVVSVPKAMAGDYPVQRSGGSHPRSAFVQFLTAAPLAATQLGLGRAALELVRNKSAEKAITFTYFEKQRDSTAFQLRVAEAAQKIDTAHLHVHRATTGIDGAARRGEALDPLRRIQARADLSGAIGHVTEAIDILLTAHGAASFADTNPLQRIWRDSAVSARHAILHPSMIKEIYGKALLGVEEQISPLI from the coding sequence ATGGCCGACATCCGGACCGAGAACGAACGCCTTTCCTCGGAACCGTCCGCACCGCTCCGCACCGCACGGGAACTCGTCCCGCTCCTCGCCCGCGACGCCGGGCAGGGGGAACGCGACCGGCGGCTGACCGACGAAACCGTCGAACTCCTCACCACGGGAGGCATGTTCCGGCTGGCCGTGCCGAAGCGGTACGGCGGTCACGAGGTGTCCCTGAGCACCCTGGCCGACGCGTCCGCGACCCTCGCCGAGGGGGACGGCAGCGCCGCGTGGGTGGTCGCGGTCGGCAACTCGCTGGCGTGGGTCACCAGCCTCTTCCCGGAGCAGGCCCAGGACGAGGTGTTCGGGACCGACCCCGACACCCGGATCTCCGGCGTGCTGACGCCCAGCGCCACCGCCGAGCGGGTCGACGGCGGCTACCGGGTCTCCGGCCGCTGGCACTACGCCTCCGGCTCCTGGCACGCCGGCTGGTCCGTGATCGGCTTCCCGGTCCCGGACTCCACCGGGGAGATCGTCGACCAGGGCATGGCGCTGATTCCCGCCGCCGACTACACGGTGGAGGACACCTGGTTCGTCGCAGGGATGCGCGCCACCGGCAGCAACTGCCTGGTGGCCCAGGACGTCTTCGTACCGGACCACCGGGTGGTGTCGGTGCCGAAGGCGATGGCCGGCGACTACCCGGTGCAGCGATCCGGCGGATCCCACCCCCGCTCCGCCTTCGTCCAGTTCCTCACCGCCGCCCCCTTGGCCGCCACCCAGCTGGGGCTGGGCCGGGCCGCCCTGGAGCTGGTCAGGAACAAGTCCGCGGAGAAGGCCATCACGTTCACCTACTTCGAGAAGCAGCGCGACTCGACGGCCTTCCAGCTGCGGGTCGCCGAGGCGGCGCAGAAGATCGACACCGCCCACCTCCACGTCCACCGCGCCACCACCGGCATCGACGGGGCGGCGCGGCGGGGCGAGGCCCTGGACCCGCTCCGGCGCATCCAGGCGCGGGCGGACCTCAGCGGGGCGATCGGGCACGTCACCGAGGCGATCGACATCCTGCTGACCGCACACGGCGCGGCCAGCTTCGCCGACACCAACCCGCTCCAGCGCATCTGGCGGGACTCGGCCGTGAGCGCCCGGCACGCCATCCTGCACCCCTCGATGATCAAGGAAATATACGGAAAGGCCCTGCTGGGCGTGGAGGAGCAGATCTCCCCGCTGATCTGA
- a CDS encoding LuxR family transcriptional regulator, giving the protein MTGTTAEQLAPPPVTRVTPRAPAPPHLPLRGREEELARARQALEFGAEGGCALVTVEGPPGSGRTRFLDECAALARRLGYVTGPRSGHGGPAGHPRLIVLDDPHLPPEGPGGTLPPRRHAPCDDRALVRLVARRRGAGPGVTDPLAFCPTGHTERIRLDALRAPAALQVAADLLGVPPSAPLAGVLRSAGGHPKLLVELVEGMREEQLLRVGAQEAQLVEDRIPRRLRMLLQSMLLDFPDEYRQLLRVAAVLGRESTVDDLLPILQVPPSALLLLLDRMISTGMLAVGSTRVRFPNELLWRLLVDSVPVPLRQALRRQAADCRQLPRPAIRPAAAGPPDLNGQENRIVQLVAEGLTNKQMARRLGISPHTVNYHLKKLFQKTGVNSRIALLRETGWNDPSEESPEPGSRVRPRPGVFEGGGQL; this is encoded by the coding sequence ATGACCGGAACCACCGCGGAGCAGTTGGCGCCCCCGCCCGTCACGCGGGTCACGCCCCGCGCCCCCGCCCCGCCGCACCTACCGCTGCGCGGGCGCGAGGAGGAACTGGCCCGTGCGCGGCAGGCCCTGGAGTTCGGCGCCGAGGGCGGCTGCGCCCTCGTGACGGTCGAGGGTCCGCCCGGCTCCGGCCGGACCCGCTTCCTCGACGAGTGCGCGGCCCTGGCGCGACGGCTCGGCTATGTGACGGGCCCCCGGTCCGGGCATGGCGGTCCGGCCGGTCACCCCCGCCTCATCGTCCTGGACGACCCGCACCTCCCGCCGGAGGGGCCGGGCGGGACTCTGCCGCCCCGGCGGCACGCCCCCTGCGACGACCGGGCGCTGGTCCGGCTGGTGGCGCGCCGCCGGGGCGCCGGTCCGGGGGTCACCGACCCGCTGGCCTTCTGTCCCACCGGGCACACCGAGCGGATCCGTCTCGACGCGCTCCGCGCCCCGGCCGCCCTCCAGGTCGCCGCCGACCTGCTGGGGGTCCCGCCCTCCGCGCCGCTCGCCGGCGTCCTGCGGAGCGCGGGCGGGCACCCGAAGCTGCTGGTGGAGCTGGTGGAGGGGATGCGCGAGGAGCAGTTGCTCCGGGTGGGGGCCCAGGAGGCGCAGCTGGTCGAGGACCGCATCCCCCGCCGGCTGCGGATGCTCCTGCAGTCGATGCTCCTGGACTTCCCGGACGAGTACCGCCAACTGCTGCGGGTGGCGGCCGTCCTCGGCCGGGAGAGCACGGTCGACGACCTGCTGCCGATCCTCCAGGTGCCGCCGTCCGCCCTGCTGCTCCTCCTGGACCGGATGATCAGCACCGGCATGCTGGCGGTCGGCAGCACCCGTGTCCGCTTCCCCAACGAGCTGCTGTGGCGGCTCCTCGTCGACTCGGTGCCGGTCCCGCTCAGGCAGGCGCTGCGCCGCCAGGCGGCCGACTGCCGGCAGCTCCCGCGTCCGGCGATCCGGCCGGCGGCGGCCGGACCGCCGGACCTCAACGGCCAGGAGAACCGGATCGTGCAGCTGGTCGCCGAGGGGCTGACCAACAAGCAGATGGCCCGGCGGCTGGGGATCTCGCCCCACACCGTCAACTACCACCTGAAGAAGCTGTTCCAGAAGACCGGGGTCAATTCCCGCATCGCCCTGCTGCGGGAGACCGGCTGGAACGACCCGTCCGAGGAGTCACCCGAGCCGGGGTCGCGCGTGCGCCCACGGCCGGGCGTGTTCGAAGGCGGCGGCCAGCTCTAG
- a CDS encoding FAD-dependent monooxygenase: MSSTRTAIVVGAGIGGLTTAIALRRVGFEVEVFERAPEMRAAGFGLSVMSNATAALATLDIDLGLEKRGRVMETYHVKDWKGRLIREFPFPEITRRIGVPCVCISRADLLAALLDRATDIPVRLNAAADRFEVEGDRARVHLTDGREAEADLLVGADGFNSAVRRQLTGPDEPVHDSGYIAWLGITEYSHPRFAPGSVVHLWGDGMRFGLVDIGGGRLYWWGTKNMPFEESSTWDGGKAGVLDAYSGWPDEVREAIRVTPPEDLLTLNTRDRAFLRPWGTGPVTLLGDAAHPMLTSLGQGSAMAMEDAAVLAQHLRHAPDVPGGLRGYESARYERTRTMVEATRAISEFEQSQGPVRRRVRDGYFRWMPHRKLVGKLEPALTFPGAGLAGLPAGADGEAAR, translated from the coding sequence ATGAGCAGCACACGAACAGCCATCGTCGTCGGCGCCGGGATCGGCGGACTGACCACGGCCATCGCCCTGCGGCGCGTCGGCTTCGAGGTGGAGGTGTTCGAGCGGGCACCGGAGATGCGGGCGGCCGGCTTCGGACTCTCCGTGATGAGCAACGCCACGGCCGCGCTCGCCACCCTGGACATCGACCTCGGCCTGGAGAAACGCGGCCGGGTGATGGAGACGTACCACGTCAAGGACTGGAAGGGCAGGCTGATACGGGAGTTCCCGTTCCCCGAGATCACCCGGCGCATCGGCGTCCCGTGCGTCTGCATCAGCCGGGCCGACCTGCTCGCCGCGCTCCTCGACCGGGCGACGGACATCCCGGTCCGGCTGAACGCCGCCGCCGACCGCTTCGAGGTGGAGGGCGACCGGGCGCGGGTGCACCTCACCGACGGCCGGGAGGCGGAGGCCGATCTCCTGGTGGGCGCCGACGGGTTCAACTCGGCGGTACGGCGGCAGCTGACCGGACCGGACGAGCCCGTGCACGACAGCGGGTACATCGCCTGGCTCGGTATCACCGAGTACAGCCACCCCCGCTTCGCCCCCGGCTCCGTGGTCCACCTGTGGGGCGACGGGATGCGGTTCGGCCTGGTCGACATCGGCGGGGGCCGGCTCTACTGGTGGGGCACGAAGAACATGCCGTTCGAGGAGTCCAGCACCTGGGACGGCGGCAAGGCGGGGGTCCTCGACGCCTACTCCGGCTGGCCGGACGAGGTCCGCGAGGCGATCCGGGTGACCCCGCCCGAGGACCTGCTGACGCTGAACACGCGGGACCGCGCCTTCCTGCGGCCCTGGGGAACGGGGCCGGTCACCCTGCTCGGGGACGCCGCCCACCCGATGCTCACCAGCCTCGGCCAGGGCTCCGCCATGGCGATGGAGGACGCCGCGGTCCTGGCCCAGCACCTGCGGCACGCCCCGGACGTCCCCGGGGGGCTGCGCGGCTACGAGTCGGCGCGGTACGAACGCACCCGGACGATGGTGGAGGCCACCCGCGCCATCAGCGAGTTCGAGCAGTCGCAGGGCCCGGTACGCCGCCGGGTCCGGGACGGCTACTTCCGCTGGATGCCCCACCGGAAACTGGTGGGCAAGCTCGAACCGGCGCTGACCTTCCCCGGCGCCGGCCTCGCCGGCCTTCCCGCCGGCGCGGACGGGGAGGCGGCCCGATGA
- a CDS encoding flavin reductase family protein has translation MVEERDFKDFMADVCTPVAVVTAMADGLPHGTTVGSLTSLSLRPPMVTVALDQHSRLLPKILRSERFGVNLLGARQADVAGLFASSAADRFDRADWWPDDGLPRLRQAPGWLVCGLQRHVPGGDHVLLLGLVSRVSGTRGAAPLVYGRRTFGTHSAAAPTHTRSLTDHITAFAR, from the coding sequence ATGGTTGAGGAGCGAGATTTCAAGGATTTCATGGCCGATGTCTGCACTCCGGTGGCGGTGGTCACGGCGATGGCGGACGGGCTGCCCCACGGCACGACCGTCGGCTCGCTCACCTCGCTGTCGCTGCGGCCGCCCATGGTGACCGTCGCACTGGACCAGCACTCCCGGCTGCTGCCGAAGATCCTGCGGTCCGAACGGTTCGGCGTGAACCTGCTCGGGGCCCGACAGGCGGACGTGGCAGGGCTGTTCGCCTCCTCGGCCGCCGATCGGTTCGACCGGGCCGACTGGTGGCCGGACGACGGCCTCCCGCGTCTGCGCCAGGCGCCGGGGTGGCTCGTGTGCGGGCTCCAGCGGCACGTCCCCGGTGGGGACCACGTGCTGCTGCTCGGCCTGGTGAGCCGGGTCTCCGGCACACGGGGCGCCGCCCCGCTCGTCTACGGCCGCCGGACGTTCGGCACGCATTCCGCGGCAGCACCGACGCACACCCGTTCCCTCACCGACCACATCACGGCATTCGCCCGCTGA
- a CDS encoding cation:proton antiporter encodes MSTHGPALHGPALSAGESAGVTGIVLAGVALVLIAAFLFSAAAKRVRQPAVMGEIVAGIALGPSLLGLLPGDIPGLLFPPAARPYLEVLAQLGLVLFMFGVGYQLSLSHVKGVGRHIALVSFGSVALPFVMGAALAVLLHPWLDTSQLKTDGVLGPALFLGAAMSITAFPVLARIIIERGLQKHRVGAVALVSAAIQDVIAWTVLAAVVTVVSVSGLWSLGRTVGGALAFGLVLIFVVRPALAWLLAPQRPWAGNAPTVHVVLCSGLLASAWATDEIGLHAVFGAFLFGAVAPRRHIDATAPEVPERIDQTSLLLLPVFFTVTGLSVDLAGLGAQGFVMVLAAVAVACAGKFLGAMGAARLSGSGGRESTVLGILLNARGLTELIVLNVGLSLGALDSRLFTAMVVMALVTTLMTGPLLSRFPLDAEPVPAPAPRPVKHAGKDAAR; translated from the coding sequence ATGTCGACGCACGGTCCGGCCCTGCACGGTCCGGCCCTCAGCGCGGGAGAGAGCGCCGGTGTCACCGGAATCGTCCTGGCGGGCGTGGCCCTGGTATTGATCGCCGCGTTCCTGTTCTCCGCCGCGGCCAAACGGGTCCGCCAGCCCGCGGTGATGGGCGAGATCGTCGCCGGAATAGCCCTGGGGCCGAGTCTGCTCGGCCTGCTGCCCGGCGACATACCCGGCCTGCTGTTCCCCCCGGCGGCCCGCCCGTATCTGGAAGTCCTCGCCCAACTGGGCCTGGTGCTCTTCATGTTCGGGGTCGGCTATCAGCTGAGTCTGTCGCATGTGAAGGGCGTCGGACGGCACATCGCCCTGGTCTCGTTCGGCTCGGTGGCGCTGCCGTTCGTCATGGGCGCCGCGCTCGCCGTCCTGCTCCACCCGTGGCTCGACACGTCCCAGCTGAAGACCGACGGGGTACTCGGCCCGGCGCTGTTCCTCGGCGCCGCGATGTCCATCACGGCCTTTCCCGTGCTGGCCAGGATCATCATCGAACGGGGCCTGCAGAAGCACCGGGTGGGCGCGGTGGCCCTGGTCAGCGCCGCCATCCAGGACGTGATCGCCTGGACCGTGCTGGCCGCCGTCGTCACCGTCGTCAGCGTCAGCGGCCTGTGGTCGCTCGGCCGGACCGTCGGCGGCGCGCTGGCCTTCGGCCTCGTGCTGATCTTCGTGGTGCGGCCGGCCCTGGCCTGGCTGCTGGCCCCGCAGCGTCCGTGGGCCGGCAACGCGCCGACCGTGCACGTCGTGCTCTGCTCAGGGCTGCTGGCCAGCGCGTGGGCCACCGACGAGATCGGTCTGCACGCGGTGTTCGGCGCTTTCCTGTTCGGGGCCGTCGCACCCCGCCGCCACATCGACGCGACCGCCCCCGAGGTGCCGGAGCGCATCGACCAGACGAGTCTGCTGCTGCTCCCGGTGTTCTTCACCGTCACCGGGCTCTCGGTGGACCTCGCCGGTCTCGGCGCACAAGGGTTCGTCATGGTCCTCGCGGCGGTCGCGGTGGCGTGCGCCGGAAAGTTCCTCGGCGCCATGGGCGCCGCCCGGCTCTCCGGCTCCGGCGGCCGCGAGTCCACCGTGCTGGGCATCCTGCTCAACGCCCGCGGACTGACCGAACTCATCGTCCTGAACGTGGGGTTGAGCCTGGGCGCGCTCGACAGCCGGCTGTTCACCGCGATGGTCGTGATGGCCCTGGTCACCACCCTGATGACCGGCCCGCTGCTGAGCCGTTTCCCGCTCGACGCCGAGCCGGTCCCGGCGCCCGCGCCGCGGCCCGTCAAGCACGCCGGAAAGGACGCCGCCCGATGA
- a CDS encoding thioesterase II family protein, with protein sequence MTVLALFHHAGGSAAVFRRLVQLLPDDIRPLVAELPGRGRRWREPAPRTAEEAVQDLTDLLIAEVRPDEDVSVFGHSMGAYLGLGVAAALEQRGGPRCQTLFASANLAPQLASPLFPDGVDDASDAEVLACAARFDALDERLLGHPHIADRAAALLRCDFGVCDSFVRTMSRTVTESRIVVCRGEQDAFGDEHTAPWQWHSVQPLSTLTFPGGHLYLEAAGAEPLAAAIASVMSEPAQSRT encoded by the coding sequence ATGACCGTGCTCGCCCTGTTCCACCATGCCGGAGGCTCGGCGGCCGTGTTCCGCCGGCTGGTCCAGCTGCTGCCCGACGACATCCGGCCCCTGGTGGCCGAGCTGCCCGGCCGGGGCCGCCGCTGGCGGGAGCCCGCCCCGCGCACCGCGGAGGAGGCTGTCCAGGATCTGACCGACCTGCTCATCGCGGAGGTACGACCCGACGAGGACGTGTCCGTCTTCGGCCACAGCATGGGCGCCTACCTCGGGCTCGGCGTGGCCGCGGCCCTGGAGCAGCGCGGCGGACCGCGCTGCCAGACCCTCTTCGCCTCCGCCAACCTGGCCCCGCAGCTCGCCTCGCCGCTGTTCCCCGACGGCGTCGACGACGCGTCCGACGCGGAGGTGCTGGCCTGCGCCGCCCGGTTCGACGCGCTGGACGAGCGGCTGCTGGGCCACCCTCACATCGCCGACCGTGCCGCGGCCCTGCTGCGGTGCGACTTCGGCGTCTGCGACTCCTTCGTCCGCACCATGTCCCGGACCGTGACCGAGAGTCGCATCGTCGTCTGCCGCGGAGAGCAGGACGCTTTCGGCGACGAACACACCGCCCCGTGGCAGTGGCACAGCGTGCAGCCGCTCTCCACCCTCACGTTCCCCGGCGGCCACCTCTACCTGGAGGCGGCCGGGGCCGAACCGCTCGCGGCGGCGATCGCTTCGGTCATGAGCGAACCGGCGCAGTCCCGAACCTGA
- a CDS encoding SDR family oxidoreductase, whose translation MSRTTVRGPRGTLPPHGAVVVTGASSGLGRECVLELEHRGFQVLAGVRRDEDGEKLLTESQHGRLRYAIIDITDDASVRASAELVEHRYGGLRGLVNNAGICVPGPLECIDGDQFRRQLDVNLVGHLAMIRAHLPLLRRSNGRIVNVTSGLGKAAVPFLGAYSAAQFAKEALSDALRRELGPTGVRVSVVAPGAILTPIWTKVSRAGERALADAAPSVADLYRTALQGFLEGNAQQAMASRTTPEDFARTVLRALTDARPRARYWAGADARRMARLARLLPDPLLDRRFRAITAPVGAPGGTDAGS comes from the coding sequence ATGAGCCGGACCACGGTACGCGGACCGCGCGGGACCCTGCCGCCGCACGGCGCGGTCGTCGTCACCGGCGCCTCCTCGGGGCTGGGTCGTGAATGCGTGCTGGAGCTGGAGCACCGCGGCTTCCAGGTGCTCGCCGGGGTCCGCCGGGACGAGGACGGGGAGAAGCTGCTCACCGAGTCGCAGCACGGCAGGCTCCGCTACGCGATCATCGACATCACCGACGACGCGTCGGTCCGGGCCTCGGCCGAACTCGTCGAACACCGCTACGGCGGACTGCGGGGCCTGGTGAACAACGCCGGGATCTGCGTACCGGGCCCGCTGGAGTGCATCGACGGCGACCAGTTCCGCCGGCAGCTCGACGTCAACCTGGTCGGGCACCTTGCGATGATCCGGGCCCATCTGCCGCTGCTGCGCCGGTCGAACGGGCGGATCGTCAACGTCACCTCCGGCCTCGGCAAGGCCGCGGTCCCGTTCCTCGGGGCCTACTCCGCAGCCCAGTTCGCCAAGGAAGCGCTCAGCGACGCCCTGCGGCGCGAGCTGGGGCCCACCGGCGTACGCGTCTCGGTGGTGGCGCCGGGCGCCATCCTCACACCGATCTGGACCAAGGTGTCCAGGGCGGGCGAACGGGCGCTGGCGGACGCCGCTCCCTCGGTCGCCGATCTCTACCGGACCGCCCTCCAGGGATTCCTGGAGGGCAACGCGCAGCAGGCGATGGCGAGCCGCACCACACCCGAGGACTTCGCCCGCACGGTCCTGCGCGCCCTGACCGACGCACGCCCCCGTGCGCGCTACTGGGCCGGGGCCGACGCCCGTCGGATGGCCCGGCTGGCGCGGCTGCTCCCCGACCCCCTGCTGGACCGCCGGTTCCGGGCGATCACCGCCCCGGTGGGTGCGCCCGGCGGCACGGACGCGGGGTCCTGA